Proteins found in one Amycolatopsis umgeniensis genomic segment:
- a CDS encoding sensor histidine kinase, protein MTTRLPWRPAASADPVPVLAAAQRASDDLMDGLAGPRARHAAHGLRRLFEVPGLGLTDLSGSLIWSGRPAADDVVASALDEVLHSETPVSEPGLLAMPLHVHEELSGVLLVAGGTNTLARQAAELVVHALERGRLEASAEQAAEAELRALRAEISPHFVYNALTVISSLVRSDPDRARDLMLDFAEYTRYSLARHGEYTMVAEEFRAIETYLALQRAVLGERLRVQVRVAPEVLAVAVPYLVLEPLVENAIRHGIEPRSEAGFIQVQGMAEGNDCVISVEDDGPGMDPARAAAILSGRGDGVGLANVDRRLRSVYGPWYGLTVETESGAGTRVVVRVPRFQPGVLP, encoded by the coding sequence ATGACCACCCGTCTGCCCTGGCGTCCCGCCGCGAGCGCGGATCCGGTGCCGGTGCTCGCCGCCGCCCAGCGTGCCTCCGACGATCTCATGGACGGCCTCGCCGGGCCCCGCGCCCGCCACGCGGCGCACGGCCTCCGCAGGCTGTTCGAGGTCCCCGGCCTCGGGCTCACCGACCTCTCCGGTTCGCTCATCTGGTCCGGTCGCCCGGCGGCCGACGACGTCGTCGCCTCCGCGCTCGACGAGGTCCTCCACTCCGAGACACCGGTGTCCGAACCCGGTCTGCTGGCGATGCCGCTCCACGTCCACGAAGAACTGTCCGGTGTCCTCCTGGTCGCGGGCGGGACGAACACCCTCGCGCGCCAGGCCGCCGAGCTCGTCGTCCACGCGCTCGAGCGCGGGAGGCTGGAGGCGTCGGCCGAGCAGGCCGCGGAGGCGGAACTGCGCGCGCTGCGGGCCGAGATCTCCCCGCATTTCGTCTACAACGCGCTCACCGTGATCTCCTCGCTGGTCCGCTCCGATCCGGATCGCGCGCGCGATCTGATGCTCGACTTCGCCGAGTACACCCGCTACAGCCTCGCCCGGCACGGCGAGTACACGATGGTCGCCGAGGAGTTCCGCGCCATCGAGACCTATCTGGCGCTGCAGCGCGCGGTGCTCGGCGAACGGCTGCGGGTGCAGGTGCGCGTTGCGCCGGAGGTGCTGGCCGTCGCGGTGCCGTATCTCGTACTGGAACCGTTGGTGGAGAACGCGATCCGGCACGGGATCGAACCTCGCTCCGAGGCTGGGTTCATCCAGGTGCAGGGAATGGCGGAAGGGAACGACTGCGTGATCAGCGTCGAGGACGACGGTCCCGGCATGGACCCCGCGCGTGCGGCGGCGATCCTGTCGGGACGCGGCGACGGCGTCGGACTGGCCAATGTGGACAGAAGGCTGCGCAGCGTCTACGGGCCCTGGTACGGCCTGACGGTCGAGACCGAGTCCGGCGCGGGCACCAGGGTCGTGGTGCGCGTGCCCCGTTTCCAGCCGGGGGTGCTGCCGTGA
- a CDS encoding class I mannose-6-phosphate isomerase, with protein sequence MSGHLEPIRLPANQPPQFYRGGDAIAALRGATSESKFGPEDWVGSATTMFGQETNGLTKLPNGVWLRDAVRENPSAWLGAKHVEALGDSTGLLVKLLDAGQRLPVHFHPSDSFARRHFDSHFGKTEAWIVVGTYGEDPRVYPGFQETVDKATVNEWARSQDAPAMLEALNSVAVTPGDTVYIPAGLPHAIGEGVFVVELQQPTDFSLTLEWRDFLANPEKAHLGIGFETAIETLDTSGWDEERLGSIVKRTAGDEASTVDLLADGSDAFFRADQLRPAVSGRPTTLSLDPSFAVLVVMDGSGTLRTEHGGEYALVKGETYVIPHDAGQSTVEGDVTVIRCRPPAPEKRERS encoded by the coding sequence ATGAGCGGTCACCTCGAACCGATCCGCCTGCCGGCGAACCAGCCGCCGCAGTTCTACCGCGGCGGCGACGCCATCGCCGCGTTGCGGGGCGCCACTTCCGAGTCCAAGTTCGGACCCGAAGACTGGGTCGGCTCGGCCACCACGATGTTCGGCCAGGAGACCAACGGCCTGACCAAGCTGCCCAACGGAGTCTGGCTGCGCGACGCCGTCCGTGAGAACCCTTCCGCCTGGCTCGGCGCCAAGCACGTCGAGGCACTCGGCGATTCGACCGGCCTGCTGGTGAAGCTGCTCGACGCGGGCCAGCGCCTGCCGGTGCACTTCCACCCGTCGGATTCGTTCGCGCGGCGGCATTTCGATTCGCACTTCGGCAAGACCGAGGCGTGGATCGTGGTCGGCACCTACGGCGAAGACCCGCGCGTGTACCCCGGTTTCCAGGAGACTGTCGACAAAGCGACGGTCAACGAATGGGCCCGTTCCCAGGACGCGCCCGCCATGCTCGAGGCGCTGAACAGTGTCGCGGTCACGCCCGGCGACACGGTCTACATCCCGGCAGGCCTGCCGCACGCGATCGGCGAAGGCGTGTTCGTCGTCGAACTCCAGCAGCCGACCGACTTCTCGCTGACCCTCGAATGGCGCGACTTCCTGGCGAACCCGGAGAAGGCGCACCTCGGGATCGGCTTCGAGACGGCCATCGAAACGCTGGACACCTCGGGCTGGGACGAAGAACGGCTCGGCTCGATCGTCAAGCGCACCGCGGGCGACGAAGCGTCCACTGTGGATCTTCTCGCCGACGGCAGTGACGCGTTCTTCCGTGCCGATCAGCTCCGTCCCGCTGTTTCGGGCAGGCCGACAACGTTGTCACTCGACCCGTCCTTCGCGGTGCTGGTCGTCATGGACGGTTCGGGAACGCTCCGCACCGAACACGGCGGCGAGTACGCCTTGGTCAAGGGCGAGACCTATGTGATCCCGCACGACGCCGGTCAGTCGACCGTGGAGGGCGACGTCACGGTCATCCGCTGCAGGCCGCCGGCACCGGAGAAGAGGGAGCGGTCGTGA
- a CDS encoding carboxymuconolactone decarboxylase family protein, which translates to MTERIHLGKRVPEIYQAMAKLQAEVEKAAANAGVEQKLLELVKMRASQINHCAFCLDMHSHDAVQQGESPRRLYVLEGWRETELFNEQERAALALTEAMTNVATLHDVPDDVYDEATRVFDEAQYRAVAWEIIAINSWNRMCVTSHAPLPERAE; encoded by the coding sequence ATGACAGAGCGAATCCACCTGGGCAAACGAGTGCCCGAGATCTACCAGGCCATGGCGAAGCTGCAGGCCGAAGTCGAGAAGGCCGCCGCGAACGCCGGCGTCGAGCAGAAGCTCCTCGAACTGGTGAAGATGCGCGCGTCGCAGATCAACCACTGCGCCTTCTGTCTCGACATGCACTCCCACGACGCGGTGCAGCAGGGTGAGTCGCCGAGGCGGCTGTACGTGCTCGAGGGCTGGCGCGAGACCGAGCTCTTCAACGAGCAGGAGCGCGCCGCGCTGGCGCTCACCGAGGCGATGACCAACGTCGCCACCCTCCACGACGTCCCGGACGACGTCTACGACGAGGCGACCCGTGTCTTCGACGAGGCGCAGTACCGCGCGGTCGCGTGGGAGATCATCGCGATCAACAGCTGGAACCGGATGTGCGTGACCAGCCACGCGCCGCTGCCCGAGCGCGCGGAATGA
- a CDS encoding sodium:solute symporter family transporter, whose amino-acid sequence MVAALSVAPVVLITLLIGLRGVAAMRTTSDFLVASRRISPLVNSAAVSGEYLSAASFLGVAGLVVKDGIGALWYPVGFTAGYIAMLVLVAAPMRRSGALTVPDFAEARLASPALRRLAAFVVLVIGTLYLVPQFRTAGLVLTAVGGTPYWVGVVIAGTAVSATLALGGMRAATYVQAFQFVLKLLLFIVPAIWLVAQVSPEERSASVHPVEFTHFARDTELSFEIDVTLTLREPTTLLSPEKRVVPPGELVARSGESLEFAAGTPVPAVRGGAPLGGPDWQRPLLDLGDHGYPLLGTWAILIATMLGTMGLPHVLMRFHTSPDGRAARRTAAITVALLGVFYLFPGVYGVLGRVLVPELYVSGATDTVVVALPAQVDDGWAGSLFTGLLTAGAFAAFLATSLGLLLVISGAIAHDLAPGGLRRLRWSVLGAAAVMVLLALPSARLDAGVLVTWGFTVAASTFCPLLVLGIWWNRLTAAGAISGVLTGLVASSGSILVALFAPTLSGLPAILVSQPAPWSVPLAFGVMIVVSLRGRPPAWSTAAMLRLHLDDRTAETPSSWSEYRSSTVRRLGRRLNR is encoded by the coding sequence GTGGTCGCGGCACTCTCGGTGGCCCCCGTCGTGCTGATCACCCTGCTGATCGGCTTGCGCGGTGTCGCCGCCATGCGCACGACGTCGGATTTCCTCGTCGCCTCGCGCCGGATCTCGCCGCTGGTCAACTCCGCCGCCGTCTCGGGCGAGTACCTGTCCGCGGCGTCGTTCCTCGGTGTCGCCGGGCTGGTGGTGAAGGACGGCATCGGCGCGCTCTGGTATCCGGTCGGGTTCACCGCCGGGTACATCGCGATGCTGGTGCTCGTCGCGGCGCCGATGCGGCGCTCCGGCGCGCTCACCGTCCCGGACTTCGCCGAAGCCCGGCTCGCCTCCCCCGCCCTGCGCCGCCTCGCCGCTTTCGTCGTCCTCGTGATCGGAACCCTTTACCTGGTACCGCAATTCCGGACGGCGGGGCTCGTGCTGACAGCGGTCGGCGGCACGCCGTACTGGGTGGGCGTCGTCATCGCGGGCACCGCCGTCAGTGCGACGCTGGCGCTCGGCGGGATGCGCGCGGCGACCTACGTCCAGGCTTTCCAGTTCGTGCTGAAACTGCTGCTGTTCATCGTCCCCGCGATCTGGCTGGTCGCCCAGGTCTCGCCAGAGGAACGGTCGGCTTCGGTGCACCCAGTGGAATTCACCCACTTCGCCCGCGACACCGAGCTTTCGTTCGAGATCGACGTGACGCTGACCCTGCGCGAGCCGACCACCCTGCTCAGCCCGGAAAAGCGGGTCGTGCCACCGGGAGAGCTGGTGGCCAGGAGCGGGGAGTCGCTGGAATTCGCGGCGGGCACCCCGGTTCCCGCCGTCCGGGGCGGCGCCCCGCTGGGCGGGCCGGACTGGCAACGGCCGCTGCTCGACCTCGGCGATCACGGCTATCCGCTGCTCGGCACGTGGGCGATCCTGATCGCGACCATGCTCGGCACCATGGGCCTGCCGCATGTCCTGATGCGCTTCCACACCAGCCCGGACGGCCGCGCCGCCCGCCGGACCGCGGCGATCACCGTCGCCCTGCTCGGCGTTTTCTACCTGTTCCCAGGGGTTTACGGTGTCCTCGGCCGGGTGCTGGTGCCCGAACTGTACGTCTCCGGCGCGACGGACACCGTCGTCGTCGCGCTGCCGGCGCAGGTCGACGACGGCTGGGCGGGGTCGCTGTTCACCGGGCTGCTGACGGCGGGCGCGTTCGCCGCGTTCCTGGCGACGTCGCTCGGCCTGCTGCTGGTGATCTCCGGCGCGATCGCGCACGACCTGGCGCCAGGCGGCCTGCGAAGACTGCGATGGTCGGTGCTCGGGGCCGCGGCGGTGATGGTCCTGCTCGCGCTGCCCTCGGCCAGATTGGACGCCGGCGTCCTCGTCACCTGGGGGTTCACCGTGGCCGCGTCGACGTTCTGCCCCTTGCTGGTCCTCGGTATCTGGTGGAACCGGCTCACCGCGGCGGGTGCGATCAGCGGTGTCCTCACCGGACTCGTCGCGTCTTCGGGCTCGATCCTCGTCGCGCTGTTCGCGCCGACGTTGAGCGGTCTGCCCGCCATCCTGGTGTCCCAGCCCGCACCGTGGTCGGTTCCGCTGGCATTCGGCGTAATGATCGTGGTTTCCTTGCGGGGCAGGCCTCCCGCCTGGTCGACGGCCGCCATGTTGCGGCTGCATCTGGACGATCGCACAGCCGAGACCCCTTCGTCGTGGTCCGAGTACCGTTCGTCGACCGTTCGTCGTCTCGGCAGGCGTTTGAACCGCTGA
- a CDS encoding ABC transporter permease subunit — MTVSTQAKKDPEIQTSVDGGFGKRSLGQRLIGANTFWIALVLLALIIVFTAIAPAEFATLFTFQTLLIETSVLLVLSVGMTFVIITSGIDLSVGSVLIFAGMVAGKTMEAMSPDGDATKAGWDVILVGLLAAVVAGTVWGLINGFLIAVANIPPLIVTLGTMGAALGAAYLLNNGSDVRSVPTELNKTLGYGTSFGGVPNLVLVAVVITLIGAWLLHTTKFGRYTFAVGSNAEGARRAGIGVTAHLLKVYTLTGFLAGVAGFLSLAYYASTTISAHTTDNLNAIAATVMGGTSLFGGVGSVLGTVIGVFIPAVLKKGFNITQVQDFWQMIAVGAVLIAAVWFDQRRRRRRNSR; from the coding sequence GTGACCGTGTCCACTCAGGCGAAGAAGGACCCCGAAATCCAGACCTCCGTGGACGGGGGCTTCGGCAAGCGGTCACTCGGTCAGCGGCTGATCGGGGCCAACACGTTCTGGATCGCGCTGGTGCTGCTGGCGCTCATCATCGTGTTCACCGCGATCGCGCCCGCCGAATTCGCGACGCTGTTCACCTTCCAGACCCTGCTCATCGAGACCTCGGTGCTGCTGGTGCTCTCGGTCGGCATGACGTTCGTGATCATCACCTCGGGCATCGACCTCTCGGTCGGTTCCGTGCTGATCTTCGCGGGCATGGTGGCCGGTAAGACGATGGAGGCGATGAGCCCGGACGGCGACGCGACCAAGGCCGGCTGGGACGTCATCCTCGTCGGGCTCCTCGCGGCGGTGGTCGCGGGCACGGTTTGGGGGCTCATCAACGGTTTCCTGATCGCGGTGGCGAACATCCCGCCGCTGATCGTCACGCTCGGCACGATGGGTGCCGCGCTCGGCGCCGCGTACCTGCTGAACAACGGGTCCGACGTGCGCAGCGTGCCGACCGAGCTCAACAAGACGCTCGGCTACGGGACGTCGTTCGGCGGCGTGCCGAACCTGGTCCTGGTGGCCGTGGTGATCACGCTGATCGGCGCCTGGCTGTTGCACACCACCAAATTCGGCCGCTACACCTTCGCCGTCGGCTCCAACGCCGAGGGCGCGCGCCGGGCGGGCATCGGGGTGACCGCGCATCTGCTGAAGGTGTACACGCTCACCGGTTTCCTCGCCGGTGTCGCCGGGTTCCTGTCGCTGGCGTACTACGCGTCGACGACCATTTCGGCGCACACCACCGACAACCTCAACGCCATCGCCGCCACGGTGATGGGCGGCACGAGTCTCTTCGGCGGTGTCGGTTCGGTGCTGGGCACGGTGATCGGCGTGTTCATCCCGGCCGTGCTGAAGAAGGGCTTCAACATCACGCAGGTCCAGGACTTCTGGCAGATGATCGCGGTCGGCGCGGTGCTGATCGCCGCGGTCTGGTTCGACCAGCGGCGCCGTCGTCGCCGCAACTCTCGCTGA
- a CDS encoding DUF485 domain-containing protein, giving the protein MSTETDTPSPPETDWDKAHDSPEFKELRSRLRRFVFPVSALFLVWYLLYVLLADYAHGFMSTKLFGNITVGLVFGLLQFVSTFVITGLYVRYANKKLDPLAEKIRTDIESETK; this is encoded by the coding sequence ATGAGCACCGAAACGGACACTCCCAGTCCGCCTGAGACGGACTGGGACAAAGCCCACGACAGCCCCGAGTTCAAGGAGTTGCGTTCGCGGCTGCGCCGGTTCGTGTTCCCCGTCTCGGCGCTGTTCCTCGTCTGGTACCTGCTTTACGTGCTGCTCGCCGATTACGCGCACGGCTTCATGAGCACGAAGCTGTTCGGCAACATCACCGTCGGCCTCGTCTTCGGCCTGCTGCAGTTCGTTTCGACCTTCGTGATCACCGGGCTCTACGTCCGCTACGCGAACAAGAAACTCGACCCCCTCGCGGAAAAGATCCGCACGGACATCGAGAGTGAGACCAAATGA
- a CDS encoding response regulator has translation MTNGLRVLAVDDVPPALDELCSLLREAPEVAEVVAAGDALNALKLLQGSHFDAVFLDISMPGLDGLELASLLARLNEPPVIVFVTAHDGHAVAAYGIGAVDYLLKPVRAERLSAALSKVVRMAGNQADEPRPAPDAMSALPVESGGRTRYVRRDDVQFVEAHGDYVRLHTKSGVHVTRMPISRLEEYWEGTGFTRVHRGFLLAVDAVLELRSDTTGGLLAHTEAGDVPVSRRHARDLRDRLLAAAQRGELGRGSRP, from the coding sequence GTGACGAACGGTCTCCGGGTGCTGGCGGTCGACGACGTCCCGCCAGCCCTCGACGAGCTGTGCAGCCTGCTGCGCGAGGCACCGGAAGTCGCCGAGGTGGTCGCGGCCGGTGACGCGTTGAACGCGCTCAAGCTGTTGCAGGGCAGTCATTTCGACGCCGTCTTCCTCGACATCTCCATGCCCGGCCTAGACGGGCTCGAGCTCGCCTCGCTGCTGGCGCGGCTCAACGAACCGCCGGTGATCGTGTTCGTCACCGCGCACGACGGTCACGCCGTCGCCGCGTACGGCATCGGCGCCGTCGACTACCTGCTCAAACCGGTCCGCGCGGAACGGCTGTCCGCCGCACTGTCCAAAGTGGTCAGGATGGCGGGCAACCAGGCCGACGAACCACGGCCCGCGCCGGACGCGATGTCCGCGCTGCCGGTGGAATCCGGCGGGCGGACGCGCTACGTCCGGCGCGACGACGTGCAGTTCGTCGAGGCGCACGGCGACTACGTCCGGCTGCACACGAAATCCGGCGTCCACGTCACGCGGATGCCCATCTCCCGGCTCGAAGAGTATTGGGAGGGAACGGGTTTCACCCGGGTGCACCGGGGCTTCCTGCTCGCCGTCGACGCGGTGCTCGAACTGCGCAGCGACACCACCGGCGGGCTCCTGGCACATACCGAGGCCGGAGACGTCCCGGTGAGCCGCCGCCACGCGCGAGACCTGCGTGACAGGCTGCTCGCCGCCGCGCAACGCGGGGAACTCGGCCGGGGAAGCCGCCCGTGA
- a CDS encoding isocitrate lyase/PEP mutase family protein, with the protein MSSARLRELHVAGTPLLLPNAWDADSARLVEAAGFPVVATSSFAIAKVLGYDDGEDAPAAEMFAAAARIARAVSVPVTVDAEGGYGLEAGELAERLAEAGAVGCNYEDTDHVAGGLRALEAQAERIARLHEAAGDALVINARVDVFLGASDERAVLDDAVARAKAYLEAGADCVYPILVKSPEVLGEFVKAVAPGAVNAAPLPGGPDLSALAELGVARISLGTGLWKAVRADIEAKLAGVAAGKLPY; encoded by the coding sequence ATGAGCTCGGCACGACTGCGGGAACTGCACGTCGCGGGTACGCCGCTGCTCCTGCCGAACGCGTGGGACGCCGACAGCGCCCGCCTCGTGGAAGCCGCCGGTTTCCCCGTCGTGGCGACGAGTTCCTTCGCCATCGCCAAGGTGCTCGGGTACGACGACGGGGAAGACGCACCCGCCGCCGAAATGTTCGCCGCGGCCGCCAGGATCGCGCGGGCTGTCTCGGTTCCGGTGACAGTCGACGCCGAAGGCGGTTACGGGCTCGAAGCGGGAGAACTCGCGGAGAGGCTGGCCGAGGCGGGTGCCGTCGGCTGCAACTACGAGGACACCGATCACGTGGCCGGCGGACTTCGTGCGTTGGAGGCGCAGGCGGAGCGGATCGCTCGGCTGCACGAGGCCGCCGGGGACGCGCTGGTGATCAACGCCCGCGTCGACGTCTTCCTGGGCGCGTCCGATGAGCGGGCGGTTCTCGACGACGCCGTCGCGCGGGCCAAGGCCTATCTCGAGGCCGGGGCGGACTGCGTCTATCCGATCCTGGTGAAGTCGCCGGAGGTGCTCGGCGAGTTCGTGAAGGCCGTCGCGCCGGGTGCGGTCAACGCCGCTCCGCTGCCGGGAGGCCCCGATCTCTCCGCGCTCGCCGAACTGGGGGTGGCGCGGATCTCGCTGGGTACCGGGCTGTGGAAGGCCGTTCGCGCGGACATCGAGGCGAAACTGGCCGGGGTGGCGGCGGGGAAGCTGCCTTACTGA
- a CDS encoding ATP-binding cassette domain-containing protein has product MSELLLDAQDLVKRYGSVEALRGASFQARAGEVTALIGDNGAGKSTLVKCLSGAEQPTSGKILLDGEETHLDSPTTARRMGIETVYQDLAVAPELDPAANLFLGREIHRKGILGKLGMLDKAEMRRQAVEEFQRLGVTLQSTDVPIGSLSGGQRQSVAVARSVVWASKVVFMDEPTAALGVVQRERVLDVIKKVRDKGIAVVLISHNMPEVLSVSDRIEVLRLGKRVARFTGADTKLEDLVAAMTGALVQEEAA; this is encoded by the coding sequence GTGAGCGAACTCCTGCTCGACGCACAGGACCTGGTCAAACGGTACGGCTCGGTGGAAGCGCTGCGCGGCGCGTCGTTCCAGGCGCGGGCGGGCGAGGTCACCGCGCTGATCGGCGACAACGGCGCCGGGAAGTCCACTTTGGTCAAATGCCTGTCCGGCGCGGAGCAGCCGACTTCGGGCAAGATCCTGCTCGACGGCGAGGAAACACATCTGGACTCTCCGACCACCGCCCGTCGGATGGGGATCGAGACGGTGTACCAGGACCTCGCGGTGGCGCCGGAACTCGACCCGGCCGCGAACCTGTTCCTCGGCAGGGAGATCCACCGCAAGGGGATCCTCGGCAAGCTGGGCATGCTCGACAAGGCCGAGATGCGCCGCCAGGCCGTCGAGGAGTTCCAGCGGCTCGGCGTGACCCTGCAGAGCACCGACGTGCCGATCGGCTCGCTTTCGGGCGGGCAGCGGCAAAGCGTCGCCGTCGCGCGGTCGGTCGTCTGGGCTTCGAAGGTCGTGTTCATGGACGAGCCGACGGCCGCGCTCGGCGTCGTGCAGCGCGAACGCGTGCTCGACGTGATCAAGAAGGTGCGGGACAAGGGCATCGCCGTCGTGCTGATCAGCCACAACATGCCCGAGGTGCTGTCGGTTTCCGACCGCATCGAGGTGCTGCGGCTCGGCAAGCGCGTCGCCAGGTTCACCGGCGCCGACACGAAACTGGAAGACCTGGTCGCCGCGATGACGGGCGCCCTAGTACAGGAGGAGGCGGCGTGA
- a CDS encoding ABC transporter substrate-binding protein: protein MKKTLLVTGAVLSAAALLTACGGGTVGGSSSGDSAAKTNNKKLSLIPGVQAEPFYISMQCGAEAEAKKSGYELTTQAPQKFDAVMQTQLVNALGSKPPAALLIAPTDAQAMLAPIQQVKTSGAKIIEVDTALKDTSVAESSISSDNAEGGKLAAKTMSELAAGKTGSVLVLDTIAGTSTTNTRAKGFEDELKNYPNLKSAGVQFTQNEPDQAASKVTAALASTPDLIGIFATNLNTGEGAATGLRNAGKIGAVNLIGFDASPSEIEGLKKGEYQGLIAQDPAAIGQQGVQQAIAALEGKPVTRNLTASLHSITKANMDANAQYFYKQSC from the coding sequence ATGAAGAAGACCTTGCTCGTCACCGGTGCCGTCCTGTCCGCCGCCGCGTTGCTGACCGCCTGCGGCGGCGGCACGGTCGGCGGATCGTCCTCCGGTGACTCCGCCGCCAAGACCAACAACAAGAAGCTGTCGCTGATCCCGGGCGTACAGGCCGAGCCGTTCTACATCTCGATGCAGTGCGGTGCCGAAGCCGAGGCCAAGAAGTCCGGCTACGAGCTCACCACGCAGGCGCCGCAGAAGTTCGACGCGGTCATGCAGACCCAGCTCGTCAACGCGCTCGGCTCCAAACCGCCCGCCGCGCTGCTCATCGCGCCGACCGACGCGCAGGCGATGCTCGCGCCGATCCAGCAGGTCAAGACCAGCGGCGCCAAGATCATCGAGGTCGACACCGCGCTGAAGGACACCAGCGTGGCGGAGTCGTCGATCTCCTCGGACAACGCCGAGGGCGGCAAGCTGGCCGCCAAGACGATGTCGGAGCTGGCCGCGGGCAAGACCGGTTCGGTGCTGGTGCTCGACACCATCGCGGGCACCTCGACCACGAACACCCGCGCGAAGGGTTTCGAAGACGAGCTGAAGAACTACCCGAACCTGAAGTCGGCAGGCGTGCAGTTCACCCAGAACGAGCCGGACCAGGCCGCGTCCAAGGTGACCGCCGCGCTGGCGTCCACCCCGGACCTGATCGGCATCTTCGCGACGAACCTCAACACCGGTGAGGGCGCGGCGACCGGCCTGCGGAACGCGGGCAAGATCGGCGCGGTCAACCTGATCGGCTTCGACGCTTCGCCGTCGGAGATCGAGGGGCTGAAGAAGGGCGAGTACCAGGGCCTCATCGCGCAGGACCCGGCCGCCATCGGGCAGCAGGGTGTCCAGCAGGCCATCGCCGCGCTGGAGGGCAAGCCGGTCACCCGCAACCTGACCGCCTCCCTGCACTCCATCACCAAGGCGAACATGGACGCGAACGCGCAGTACTTCTACAAGCAGAGCTGCTGA
- a CDS encoding solute symporter family protein codes for MTLAAGVEGSSPTLNITIFGLFVLVTLFVVFRASRNTKTASDYYAAGRAFTGPQNGVAIAGDYLSAASFLGIAGAIAVYGYDGFLYSIGFLVAWLIALLLVAELLRNTGKFTMGDVLAFRMKQRPVRAAAATSTLAVSFFYLLAQMAGAGGLVALLLGIESKAGQAAIIVIVGIIMIAYVLIGGMKGTTWVQIIKAALLIAGALAMTLWVLGMYGFNLSALLQGAVDKAGKAGEALLGPGNQYGKTGTTKLDFLSLGIALVLGTAGLPHVLMRFYTVPTAKEARRSVVWAIALIGVFYLFTLVLGYGAGALVGADKIKAAPGGVNSAAPLLALELGGPVLLGLIAAIAFATILAVVAGLTITASASFAHDVYANVIKKGKASPASEVKVARITALVIGAVAILGGILANGQNIAFLVALAFAVAASANLPTILYSLFWKRFNTQGALWSIYGGLAVCVLLIVFSPAVSGKPVDAKTGKSASMIQGLDFHWFPLDNPGIVSIPVAFFLGWLGTVLSKEHNQKKYAEMEVRSLTGAGAEKAVSH; via the coding sequence ATGACCCTCGCCGCCGGAGTCGAGGGCAGCAGCCCCACACTCAACATCACCATCTTCGGTCTCTTCGTGCTGGTCACCCTGTTCGTCGTGTTCCGCGCCAGCCGCAACACGAAGACGGCTTCGGACTACTACGCCGCGGGCCGCGCGTTCACCGGTCCGCAGAACGGCGTCGCCATCGCGGGCGACTACCTCTCCGCCGCGTCGTTCCTCGGGATCGCGGGTGCGATCGCCGTTTACGGTTACGACGGTTTCCTTTACTCCATCGGCTTCCTGGTGGCGTGGCTGATCGCGCTGCTGCTGGTCGCGGAACTGCTGCGCAACACCGGCAAATTCACCATGGGCGACGTGCTGGCCTTCCGGATGAAGCAGCGTCCGGTGCGGGCCGCGGCGGCGACGTCCACCCTCGCCGTCTCGTTCTTCTACCTGCTGGCGCAGATGGCGGGTGCCGGTGGCCTCGTCGCGCTGCTGCTCGGGATCGAGAGCAAAGCCGGGCAGGCCGCGATCATCGTGATCGTCGGCATCATCATGATCGCCTACGTGCTCATCGGCGGCATGAAGGGCACCACCTGGGTCCAGATCATCAAGGCGGCGCTGCTGATCGCGGGCGCGCTCGCGATGACGCTGTGGGTGCTCGGCATGTACGGCTTCAACCTTTCCGCGCTGCTGCAGGGCGCCGTGGACAAGGCGGGCAAGGCCGGTGAAGCGCTGCTCGGGCCGGGCAACCAGTACGGCAAGACCGGCACCACGAAGCTGGACTTCCTGTCGCTCGGCATCGCGCTGGTGCTCGGTACCGCGGGCCTGCCGCACGTGTTGATGCGCTTCTACACCGTGCCGACAGCGAAGGAAGCCCGTCGTTCCGTGGTGTGGGCGATCGCGCTGATCGGCGTCTTCTACCTGTTCACCCTGGTGCTCGGCTACGGCGCCGGTGCGCTCGTCGGCGCGGACAAGATCAAGGCAGCGCCGGGCGGCGTGAACTCGGCCGCCCCGCTGCTGGCACTGGAACTCGGCGGACCGGTCCTGCTGGGCCTGATCGCGGCGATCGCCTTCGCGACGATCCTCGCCGTGGTCGCGGGGCTGACGATCACCGCGTCGGCGTCGTTCGCGCATGACGTCTACGCCAACGTGATCAAGAAGGGCAAGGCGTCACCGGCTTCCGAGGTGAAGGTCGCCCGGATCACCGCGCTGGTGATCGGGGCCGTCGCGATCCTCGGCGGCATCCTCGCCAACGGCCAGAACATCGCTTTCCTCGTGGCGCTGGCGTTCGCGGTGGCGGCGTCGGCGAACCTGCCGACGATCCTGTACTCGCTGTTCTGGAAGCGCTTCAACACCCAGGGCGCGTTGTGGAGCATCTACGGCGGTCTCGCGGTCTGCGTACTGCTGATCGTGTTCTCACCGGCGGTCTCGGGTAAGCCCGTCGACGCCAAGACCGGGAAGAGCGCCTCGATGATCCAAGGCCTCGACTTCCACTGGTTCCCGCTCGACAACCCCGGCATCGTCTCGATCCCGGTCGCGTTCTTCCTCGGCTGGCTCGGCACCGTGCTGTCCAAGGAACACAACCAGAAGAAGTACGCCGAAATGGAGGTCCGCTCCCTCACCGGCGCGGGCGCCGAGAAGGCGGTCTCCCACTAG